A single genomic interval of uncultured Sphaerochaeta sp. harbors:
- the phnE gene encoding phosphonate ABC transporter, permease protein PhnE: protein MPIIKEDSSVLWKRRTKTQSRNRFFVFLGMMVVFLVSVAFVSKQTMWVFVLDAPAQIQDFIGRMFPPDVRYFGKIAPALWDTITISVFGTGIAVVISFVLAILAAKNTTPNSVVRMVVLTIIVASRSVNSMIWALLIVQVVGPGLFASILAIAIRSLGMISKLMYEAIEEINREPIEAITATGATKPQIFVYGYLPQLMPTFVGTSVYRWETNIRESTIIGIVGGGGIGLLLNSAINRLAWDQVMTILITIFATVVVSEWVSAKVRKSIM from the coding sequence ATGCCAATCATTAAAGAAGATAGTTCGGTACTTTGGAAACGTCGTACTAAGACGCAATCCCGAAACAGGTTTTTTGTATTTCTGGGAATGATGGTTGTATTTCTAGTGTCTGTTGCATTTGTCAGCAAGCAGACTATGTGGGTGTTCGTGTTGGATGCCCCTGCCCAAATACAGGATTTCATAGGGCGGATGTTCCCTCCGGATGTCAGGTATTTCGGCAAGATTGCCCCAGCACTCTGGGATACCATCACCATCTCTGTGTTTGGGACCGGTATCGCGGTTGTCATATCCTTTGTATTGGCAATACTGGCCGCAAAGAACACGACACCGAACAGTGTAGTGAGAATGGTGGTCCTGACAATCATCGTAGCCTCCAGATCGGTCAATAGCATGATTTGGGCGCTCTTGATTGTGCAGGTAGTGGGACCGGGACTGTTTGCCAGTATCTTGGCCATAGCGATTCGTTCTCTGGGAATGATTTCCAAACTCATGTATGAGGCCATCGAGGAGATTAATCGTGAACCAATTGAGGCAATTACGGCAACCGGTGCAACCAAACCACAAATTTTTGTTTATGGATATTTACCGCAACTTATGCCTACCTTCGTAGGTACTTCTGTCTATCGCTGGGAGACTAATATTCGTGAATCCACAATTATCGGTATCGTAGGAGGTGGTGGTATTGGTCTATTGTTGAATTCTGCAATCAATCGTTTGGCTTGGGATCAGGTGATGACGATCCTGATTACCATATTTGCTACGGTTGTGGTATCAGAATGGGTTTCTGCAAAAGTTAGGAAGTCCATAATGTAA
- a CDS encoding helix-turn-helix transcriptional regulator → MNVIGMFIRDQRKRTGLTQEEFALRSGLGLRFIRELEQGKQTVRLDKVNQALKMFGHVAGPVPMDGEHKP, encoded by the coding sequence ATGAACGTAATTGGAATGTTTATTCGAGACCAAAGAAAACGTACTGGGCTCACCCAGGAGGAGTTTGCACTTCGCTCTGGGTTGGGACTTCGTTTCATCCGTGAACTAGAACAAGGGAAACAAACAGTTCGTTTGGATAAGGTGAATCAGGCACTCAAGATGTTTGGTCATGTTGCGGGACCAGTTCCCATGGATGGAGAGCACAAACCATGA
- a CDS encoding NAD(P)/FAD-dependent oxidoreductase has product MKERYDVVVVGGGIAGLVASAYCARSGCSVLLYEQQERLGGLVNSFERNGFTYDQGIRAIENSGIIFPMLKQLGIEIPWVRSPVTLAVGDEKMVVENKESFADYQVMLENLYPQNKRDIAAIMEEIKKITTYMDVLYGIDNPLFLDSYEDLSYVRKTLLPWLFKYMKTIGKIGKLNEPVAEYLKKFTNNQALIDIIAQHFFAETPTFFALSYFGLYLEYQYPIGGTGALPNVLEEYLQSHGVDICLNHPVSRINVEQQTIEDTISYDHLIWAADLKQLYRILKTNPLRDPKMQDTIEKTSNLLETKHGGDSIFSLFVATDLPPSYFKERSTPHLFYTPNTKGLSTVDIKALDPTIHDKQVIKEYLKAYLETTTYEISIPVLRDPNLAPPGKTAIIISTLASYELFKRIEDDGWYEEAKQFSQEHMIKTLASSLYEGLEEHILDAFTSTPRTIEKLTSNSEGAITGWAFTEGEVPVIHSMKKITKSVRTPIPHISQAGQWSFSPSGLPISVMTGKLAAGRALKELGKK; this is encoded by the coding sequence ATGAAGGAACGCTATGATGTTGTGGTTGTTGGGGGTGGAATCGCTGGATTAGTGGCTTCTGCTTATTGCGCCCGTTCTGGGTGTTCCGTCTTGCTCTATGAACAACAAGAGAGACTCGGAGGCCTTGTCAATTCTTTCGAAAGAAACGGGTTTACCTACGACCAAGGCATCAGAGCCATTGAGAATTCCGGTATCATTTTTCCGATGCTTAAGCAACTGGGTATCGAAATTCCTTGGGTGCGAAGCCCCGTCACACTCGCAGTAGGCGATGAGAAGATGGTCGTAGAAAACAAAGAGAGCTTTGCCGACTACCAAGTGATGCTTGAAAACCTGTATCCCCAGAATAAGCGCGACATTGCAGCAATCATGGAGGAGATCAAGAAGATCACCACCTATATGGACGTATTGTATGGAATCGACAACCCGCTGTTTCTTGACTCCTATGAAGATCTCTCCTATGTCAGAAAAACCCTTTTACCTTGGTTGTTCAAGTATATGAAAACCATTGGGAAGATTGGGAAGCTCAATGAACCGGTGGCTGAATACTTGAAAAAGTTCACCAACAACCAGGCCCTGATAGACATTATCGCCCAGCACTTCTTTGCAGAAACCCCGACCTTCTTTGCCTTGAGCTACTTTGGTCTGTACCTCGAGTACCAGTACCCGATAGGAGGTACTGGTGCACTTCCAAATGTCCTTGAGGAATACCTCCAATCCCATGGAGTGGATATATGTCTCAACCATCCTGTCTCCAGGATTAATGTGGAACAGCAAACTATTGAAGATACCATCAGCTATGATCATCTTATCTGGGCAGCAGATTTAAAGCAGCTCTACAGAATTCTTAAAACTAATCCACTACGTGATCCAAAAATGCAAGATACTATAGAGAAAACAAGCAATTTGCTTGAAACAAAGCACGGAGGGGACTCCATCTTCTCTCTCTTTGTTGCAACCGATCTTCCTCCATCGTATTTCAAGGAACGCTCCACTCCCCATTTATTCTATACCCCTAACACCAAGGGACTGAGTACGGTAGACATAAAAGCGTTGGATCCTACAATCCATGATAAACAAGTGATCAAGGAGTATCTCAAGGCATATCTAGAAACAACCACCTATGAGATTTCCATCCCTGTTCTCAGGGATCCTAATCTGGCTCCTCCTGGAAAGACAGCCATCATTATCAGCACACTGGCTTCCTATGAGCTATTCAAACGTATTGAGGATGATGGTTGGTATGAAGAGGCTAAGCAGTTCTCCCAGGAGCACATGATTAAAACACTTGCTTCCTCCCTCTATGAAGGACTGGAAGAACATATTCTGGATGCTTTCACTTCCACCCCGCGTACTATCGAAAAGCTGACAAGCAATAGTGAGGGAGCTATCACAGGTTGGGCATTCACCGAGGGAGAGGTTCCAGTTATCCATTCGATGAAAAAGATAACCAAATCCGTCAGAACCCCAATACCCCACATAAGCCAAGCAGGTCAGTGGAGTTTCAGCCCCTCTGGGCTGCCCATATCAGTCATGACTGGTAAACTGGCCGCCGGTAGGGCATTGAAGGAGTTGGGAAAGAAATGA
- a CDS encoding extracellular solute-binding protein, producing MATIKDIAKLAGVSQGTVSNVLNGRGNVSSSKILLVEKAAETLQYRPNERAKLLRKGSSKTIALVLPNQQDQQYIDFQISFSSYVEHRGFSIELYYSEDNPEREKKLLARIKATMASSIATFTSLGHQAESFYRAYGYTSPSVLFVGRNGGSPFIGFDYLQAAQEIASYCSSHQYHNICILIEENTPSDELFYTEMDRILGSVSKVPTNLYSRRSKIFEVFETDVPQLIIATNIGVARLCKSIQKGFFTKSMTEIIPLAPFETLPSQEFKTTYELNYRYLGRRAAELIVQDGENGQSFSTMLPSDGFRSWAIPRRSACSLRMLGLATPYSRTLQSFAEKYSRETGVKIEVEIANYERMNEVLVDEQKASQFDILRIGADVLSWDAETILRPLDEIDCDVEHVFSSLLKGIEQPFSWVRGRRYAVPLSPSLQILFYRKDMFEKHVIRRIYQERYHTPLEVPETFSEYNRIARFFTKTYNTQSPLSYGTTLALGSTPILAGTEFITRYFSYAPSLFYEGDPALLSDEAEKALHDLLALRNCTKRPVTWWTQAAKDFANGETAMTILFSNFASEFFGRNSLVSDKIGFSMIPGSRPLLGGGSLGVSKWSKNPEEALAFITWLVSDPVASAVSLFGGNPITQSVGTNYEVIETYPWMEVLSHGFSQPLGQRTPTSHRDPFNDHRFMNLLGNAVWSCWYDGLSAKRALSNAYTTYLRERDLYSK from the coding sequence ATGGCAACCATAAAAGATATTGCAAAGCTTGCAGGAGTCTCGCAGGGGACTGTATCGAATGTATTGAATGGCAGGGGAAACGTGAGCAGTTCCAAGATACTGTTGGTGGAAAAGGCTGCAGAGACGCTTCAGTATCGTCCCAATGAACGGGCTAAACTTTTGAGAAAAGGCTCAAGTAAGACTATAGCTCTCGTGCTTCCGAATCAGCAGGATCAGCAATACATCGATTTCCAGATATCCTTTTCCAGCTATGTAGAGCACCGAGGGTTTTCCATAGAGTTGTATTACAGTGAGGACAATCCAGAGCGAGAAAAAAAGTTGCTTGCTCGCATCAAGGCAACCATGGCTTCATCGATAGCCACCTTCACTTCTCTGGGGCATCAAGCTGAGTCATTCTATAGGGCATATGGATACACATCCCCCAGTGTATTGTTTGTTGGACGTAACGGTGGCAGCCCTTTCATAGGTTTTGACTACTTGCAAGCAGCCCAGGAAATAGCCTCATATTGCTCAAGTCATCAATATCACAACATTTGTATTTTGATAGAGGAGAACACACCCTCTGATGAACTCTTTTACACAGAAATGGATCGTATATTAGGTTCGGTCAGTAAAGTACCAACGAATCTGTATTCCAGGCGTTCAAAGATCTTTGAGGTATTCGAGACTGATGTTCCACAACTAATCATAGCAACCAACATTGGAGTAGCGCGGCTATGTAAGAGCATCCAAAAGGGGTTCTTCACCAAGAGTATGACAGAAATTATTCCTCTAGCACCATTTGAGACGCTACCAAGTCAAGAGTTCAAGACAACCTATGAACTCAACTATCGCTATCTAGGAAGGAGAGCTGCCGAACTGATTGTTCAAGACGGCGAGAACGGGCAATCATTTTCAACCATGCTTCCCTCCGATGGATTTCGGAGCTGGGCTATCCCAAGGAGGTCTGCCTGCTCTTTACGCATGCTTGGGTTGGCTACTCCTTATTCTCGAACCTTGCAAAGCTTTGCAGAAAAGTACAGTAGGGAAACGGGAGTCAAAATCGAGGTAGAGATAGCAAATTATGAACGCATGAATGAAGTATTGGTTGATGAGCAGAAAGCCTCTCAATTCGATATATTGCGTATAGGAGCTGACGTCTTATCTTGGGATGCGGAGACCATCCTTAGGCCCTTGGATGAAATTGATTGTGATGTTGAGCATGTTTTTTCGTCACTTCTCAAAGGAATTGAACAGCCCTTCTCATGGGTGCGGGGAAGACGGTATGCAGTACCGCTCTCCCCAAGCTTGCAGATTTTATTCTACCGAAAAGACATGTTTGAGAAGCATGTAATTAGACGTATCTATCAAGAGCGATATCATACACCATTGGAAGTGCCTGAAACGTTTTCAGAATACAATAGAATTGCCAGATTCTTTACCAAAACGTACAATACCCAATCGCCTCTCTCCTATGGTACTACATTGGCTTTGGGTTCCACCCCGATTCTTGCGGGAACTGAGTTTATCACACGCTACTTCAGTTATGCCCCTTCTTTGTTCTATGAGGGAGATCCGGCCTTGCTCAGTGATGAGGCGGAGAAGGCACTGCATGATTTGCTTGCACTACGCAATTGTACAAAAAGACCAGTAACTTGGTGGACCCAGGCAGCAAAAGATTTTGCGAATGGGGAAACAGCCATGACAATCCTTTTTTCAAATTTTGCAAGTGAGTTTTTTGGGAGGAATTCATTAGTCTCAGACAAAATTGGATTCAGCATGATCCCTGGATCGCGTCCTTTGCTAGGGGGAGGAAGCCTGGGCGTTTCCAAATGGAGCAAGAACCCTGAGGAAGCACTTGCTTTTATTACTTGGTTGGTCAGTGACCCCGTTGCCTCAGCTGTCTCTCTGTTCGGGGGAAACCCAATCACCCAATCAGTAGGGACCAATTATGAGGTTATAGAAACATATCCTTGGATGGAGGTGCTCTCTCATGGGTTTTCCCAACCCCTCGGTCAGCGTACTCCAACTTCGCATAGGGATCCTTTCAATGACCATAGATTCATGAATCTTTTGGGTAATGCTGTTTGGTCTTGTTGGTACGATGGTCTGTCAGCCAAGAGAGCATTATCCAACGCATATACAACATATTTGAGAGAAAGGGATCTATACAGTAAATAG
- the phnD gene encoding phosphate/phosphite/phosphonate ABC transporter substrate-binding protein encodes MKRSVVFILMLCILLGNVFAQGAVESATEEQVQYGELDPIYVDKDGDMVADPPEDQKDWLDPGTLVFAYAPVEDPAVYEEVFVDFQRHLSEKTGKEVRWFAVTSYATQIEAMRAGRLHVSGFAAGTVQDAVNTGGFVPMVMMGAETGMTGYKMNIIAHQDSGIKTIDDLKGKTIAFVSESSNSGYSAPRAILYEKFGMLPGEDYEVAFSGKHDNSIAGVYNGDYDAGAIANTVLYRMVDGNRVPDTDGWMTLIYESQTFPPTAWGVNYRLNPELQAKIRDAFLSYDWSGTLLKETWPENDRFIPVVYADDYEITRAIRKGSAEVAEILGEL; translated from the coding sequence ATGAAAAGAAGTGTAGTATTTATTTTGATGCTCTGTATCCTGCTCGGGAATGTGTTTGCACAGGGTGCAGTGGAATCGGCTACTGAAGAACAGGTCCAGTATGGTGAACTTGATCCCATCTATGTTGATAAGGATGGAGATATGGTTGCTGATCCACCAGAAGATCAGAAAGATTGGCTGGACCCGGGAACTTTAGTTTTCGCTTATGCCCCAGTAGAGGATCCTGCTGTATATGAGGAGGTTTTTGTAGATTTCCAGAGGCACCTCTCAGAAAAGACCGGTAAAGAAGTACGTTGGTTTGCAGTCACAAGCTACGCCACCCAGATCGAGGCAATGCGTGCTGGAAGATTGCATGTATCTGGTTTTGCAGCAGGTACTGTACAGGACGCTGTGAATACCGGTGGATTCGTCCCGATGGTCATGATGGGTGCAGAGACTGGCATGACCGGATACAAGATGAATATCATCGCCCACCAGGATTCTGGTATCAAGACGATCGATGACTTGAAGGGCAAGACCATTGCATTTGTGAGTGAGAGCTCCAATTCCGGGTATAGTGCGCCGAGGGCAATCCTATATGAAAAGTTTGGCATGCTCCCTGGAGAGGACTATGAAGTTGCATTCTCCGGTAAGCATGATAACTCCATTGCAGGTGTGTACAATGGCGACTATGATGCAGGGGCTATTGCCAATACAGTGCTTTATCGCATGGTGGATGGCAATCGTGTTCCCGATACTGATGGCTGGATGACGCTTATTTACGAATCCCAGACATTCCCACCGACAGCTTGGGGTGTCAATTATCGCCTGAACCCTGAACTGCAGGCGAAGATCAGGGATGCTTTCCTCAGCTACGACTGGAGCGGTACGTTGCTGAAGGAGACTTGGCCAGAGAATGATCGGTTTATCCCTGTTGTTTATGCAGATGATTATGAGATTACCCGTGCAATTAGAAAGGGTAGCGCTGAAGTTGCAGAGATTTTGGGAGAACTATAA
- a CDS encoding MBL fold metallo-hydrolase produces MQVDILGYSGSIQTETSTNTSLIVRSETTSILVDTSGSPVQVMLQTGVDPTQLDAVLLTHAHVDHLYALPSLLHNLWMLKRTKPLVIVGSPATLDVAKNLIRVFQLNTKDSLSSIIHWVTQPQRIGDIDIQSFAVYHRPATPTQGYTFIHADSKVSYFPDSAVQKPYPSCSYNSDLIIHEVGGLGKDRDLLHREGHSAANEVAQLVKEVGARKLLLVHLPPDRVLREEILREALTFFPNTVMPEGIDTYSI; encoded by the coding sequence ATGCAGGTTGATATTTTAGGGTACTCTGGGAGTATTCAGACAGAGACATCGACAAACACTAGTTTGATTGTACGAAGTGAAACGACAAGTATCTTGGTTGATACTTCTGGAAGTCCTGTGCAGGTAATGCTCCAGACTGGTGTTGATCCAACTCAATTGGATGCTGTACTGCTAACCCATGCACATGTTGACCATCTCTATGCGCTTCCTTCTTTGTTGCATAATCTTTGGATGCTTAAACGCACAAAGCCCCTCGTGATAGTGGGGAGTCCTGCCACTCTGGATGTGGCAAAAAATCTTATCCGGGTATTTCAATTGAATACCAAGGATAGTCTCAGTTCCATCATTCATTGGGTTACCCAGCCTCAAAGAATTGGTGATATCGATATACAATCATTTGCTGTGTACCACCGGCCAGCCACTCCGACGCAAGGATATACATTCATCCATGCAGATTCCAAGGTATCCTATTTCCCTGACAGTGCTGTTCAGAAGCCATATCCTTCCTGCTCATATAATTCTGACCTCATCATTCATGAAGTGGGTGGATTGGGTAAGGATCGTGATCTATTACATAGGGAAGGGCACTCTGCTGCAAACGAGGTTGCCCAGCTTGTGAAGGAAGTAGGAGCAAGGAAACTCTTGCTGGTGCATCTTCCACCTGATAGAGTACTGCGCGAAGAAATATTGCGTGAGGCCCTTACTTTTTTCCCAAATACAGTGATGCCCGAAGGTATAGATACATATAGTATCTAA
- a CDS encoding HipA domain-containing protein codes for MKHCLYCGRILDEPRMHGWHQRCIRSFFGTKEMPILDIDEANLGLHATQSGYTVPGVQKKLSLSLNHTKQTDRLTLVGKPPGYIVKLQTEAYEALPELEHVAMHMAKIAKIATVPNALIQLHDGSLAYIAKRIDRIFKKDCVIQIPMEDFCQLTGRLTEDKYQGSYEQCATIIRTYSRQHMLDLTNFWYVLVFCFITGNSDMHLKNFSLYAPVNEHFQLTPAYDLLPVQLIPPEDTQEMALTLRGKKSRLKRADFLGLAKHLEIPEQVAIRLIKRVSGLFPQWEALISESCMPNHLKPALTELVKTRIDRITTE; via the coding sequence GTGAAACATTGTCTCTATTGTGGGCGGATTTTAGATGAGCCTCGTATGCATGGATGGCACCAGAGATGTATCCGTTCTTTCTTTGGGACGAAAGAAATGCCGATATTAGATATTGACGAAGCTAATCTAGGCCTACACGCAACACAGAGTGGCTATACAGTCCCTGGAGTACAGAAAAAGTTGTCCCTCTCCCTCAATCATACGAAACAGACAGACCGTCTCACATTGGTTGGAAAACCTCCTGGTTACATTGTAAAACTGCAAACTGAGGCATATGAAGCACTGCCAGAGTTGGAACATGTGGCCATGCATATGGCAAAGATTGCCAAGATTGCTACCGTTCCGAATGCACTTATCCAATTACATGATGGTTCGTTAGCCTATATTGCAAAACGAATTGACCGAATTTTCAAAAAAGATTGTGTAATACAAATTCCAATGGAAGACTTTTGTCAGCTCACTGGTCGATTAACCGAAGATAAGTATCAGGGTTCTTATGAGCAGTGCGCAACTATCATTCGTACATACTCCAGGCAACATATGCTTGACCTCACGAACTTCTGGTATGTTTTAGTATTCTGCTTCATCACGGGCAACTCTGACATGCATCTCAAGAATTTCTCACTCTATGCCCCCGTTAATGAACACTTTCAGCTCACCCCTGCGTATGATTTATTACCGGTACAACTCATCCCGCCTGAAGACACTCAAGAGATGGCATTAACACTCAGGGGGAAGAAATCACGACTAAAGCGAGCAGATTTCTTAGGTCTTGCAAAGCATCTGGAGATACCTGAACAGGTTGCTATTCGACTTATCAAGCGGGTTTCTGGTTTATTTCCTCAGTGGGAGGCACTCATTAGTGAAAGCTGTATGCCTAACCATTTGAAACCAGCATTAACGGAACTAGTGAAGACAAGAATCGATAGGATTACTACAGAATAG
- a CDS encoding HipA N-terminal domain-containing protein encodes MKITRQGRVFVRNILAGIIAQTDEGYQFTYDPMYLQTPGSVPISLSMPLQEAPYQSTTFFPFFDGLIPEGWLLGQACRNWKLDRRDRMGLLLHVCRDCVGFVSVEEVL; translated from the coding sequence ATGAAAATTACACGCCAAGGACGAGTATTTGTGAGAAACATCCTAGCAGGAATTATTGCACAAACTGATGAAGGCTATCAGTTCACCTATGATCCTATGTATCTACAAACCCCTGGAAGTGTACCCATCAGCCTTTCCATGCCTCTTCAGGAAGCTCCCTATCAAAGCACAACGTTCTTCCCCTTCTTTGATGGCCTCATCCCAGAAGGCTGGCTCTTGGGGCAAGCATGCCGTAATTGGAAACTGGACAGAAGAGACAGGATGGGATTGTTGCTCCATGTATGCCGTGATTGTGTGGGATTTGTATCAGTTGAGGAGGTATTGTGA
- a CDS encoding plasmid pRiA4b ORF-3 family protein: MVFLHEIFPQYREIIYNYDFGDFWIAHIRLHEIVDDYDKNHSVCLDWEGEAPPEDVGGKYGYAELLRILSNPEDPEYKGMMEWYRGSNHQLFDLEHVNRRLRYW; the protein is encoded by the coding sequence TTGGTATTCCTTCATGAGATATTTCCGCAGTACAGGGAAATCATCTACAACTATGACTTTGGCGATTTTTGGATAGCCCATATCCGTCTTCATGAGATTGTTGATGACTACGATAAGAATCATTCAGTGTGTCTGGACTGGGAGGGAGAAGCTCCACCAGAGGATGTAGGGGGAAAATACGGATATGCTGAGTTGTTGAGAATTCTTAGCAATCCAGAAGATCCTGAATATAAAGGCATGATGGAATGGTATAGAGGAAGTAATCATCAATTGTTCGACTTGGAGCATGTGAATAGACGTTTACGATACTGGTAG
- the phnE gene encoding phosphonate ABC transporter, permease protein PhnE produces MQETQKIWRKKHKIENPFLRYGVLLLVLLYLYLAGTGVEFNGERIAMGLSRVGKLFGGFFNPDFQSRGKYIVEGILESVAMTFASSLFAMLIAVPIALGASRNLVPKGVYVIFRILLVFIRSMHVVILGIIFVIMFGYGPLAGVLTLVVNGVGFIGKLLAEDIENVQEEQLEAVRATGATWWQTVVFAVWPQVATRFIGLSIYRADISFRQSTIIGIVGAGGIGAVLDTAMGRYDYRTAGAILLTIIIMVLVAEYVSSSVRRRIV; encoded by the coding sequence ATGCAAGAAACACAAAAGATATGGCGTAAGAAACACAAAATAGAGAATCCATTTCTTCGATACGGGGTGTTGTTGCTTGTACTCCTATACCTCTATCTTGCAGGTACAGGAGTTGAATTCAATGGCGAACGTATCGCTATGGGGCTGAGCAGGGTAGGAAAACTGTTCGGTGGATTCTTCAATCCCGATTTTCAATCCCGTGGAAAGTATATCGTAGAGGGGATTCTGGAAAGTGTTGCAATGACTTTCGCCTCCTCCCTTTTTGCAATGCTGATTGCAGTCCCTATAGCATTGGGTGCATCAAGGAACCTTGTTCCCAAAGGAGTGTATGTCATATTCAGGATATTGCTGGTGTTTATCAGGAGTATGCATGTTGTCATACTGGGAATCATTTTTGTGATCATGTTCGGTTACGGCCCCCTCGCCGGTGTTCTTACCCTAGTTGTCAATGGTGTGGGGTTCATTGGAAAACTGCTGGCTGAAGATATTGAGAATGTTCAGGAAGAACAGCTGGAGGCTGTCAGGGCGACCGGGGCCACCTGGTGGCAGACAGTGGTGTTTGCGGTATGGCCACAGGTAGCCACCCGATTCATTGGTCTTTCAATCTACCGAGCTGATATCAGTTTCAGGCAGTCCACAATCATCGGCATTGTGGGTGCAGGCGGGATCGGTGCCGTTCTTGATACTGCGATGGGCCGATATGATTATCGTACAGCAGGTGCAATCCTTCTTACCATAATAATCATGGTACTTGTTGCTGAGTATGTATCAAGTTCCGTGAGAAGGAGGATCGTCTGA
- the phnC gene encoding phosphonate ABC transporter ATP-binding protein, translating to MVEIKDLVKRYPSGQEALKSVSLSLKENTVMALIGPSGAGKSTLIRCINRLVEPTSGTIMINGTDVCKLGKKELRLQRRKIGMIFQEYALVDRLTVMENVLSGQLGYVGFWPSALRRFPQEVVNQAYRLLDRVGLTDYVDNRADQLSGGQRQRVGIARALIQNPELLLVDEPTASLDPKTSRQVMRLIVELVQERNLQCIINIHDVILAKQFAERIIGLQDGKIVFEGKSEKMDVSVLNTIYGEEDWNVKRKSSETEEEDEKESDIFTLGD from the coding sequence ATGGTTGAGATCAAAGATTTGGTGAAGCGCTATCCCTCAGGTCAAGAAGCACTGAAGAGTGTCTCTCTTTCCCTGAAGGAGAATACTGTTATGGCACTCATTGGCCCTTCCGGCGCAGGTAAGAGTACGCTGATTAGGTGTATCAATCGTCTGGTAGAGCCCACCAGTGGAACCATTATGATTAACGGGACTGATGTATGCAAACTTGGAAAGAAGGAATTGCGATTGCAAAGAAGAAAAATTGGTATGATTTTCCAAGAGTATGCCTTGGTTGACCGATTGACTGTCATGGAAAATGTGCTCTCAGGTCAATTGGGATATGTGGGATTCTGGCCAAGTGCATTGAGAAGGTTTCCCCAGGAAGTCGTCAACCAGGCATATAGATTGCTCGACCGCGTCGGCTTGACGGATTATGTGGATAATCGAGCCGATCAGCTATCTGGTGGGCAGAGGCAAAGGGTCGGCATTGCACGTGCATTGATTCAGAATCCAGAACTTCTGTTGGTGGATGAGCCAACCGCATCCCTTGACCCGAAAACCAGCCGACAGGTTATGCGTCTTATCGTGGAATTGGTTCAGGAACGCAACTTGCAATGTATCATCAACATCCATGATGTGATCCTGGCAAAGCAGTTTGCCGAGCGTATCATAGGTCTCCAGGATGGCAAGATTGTATTTGAGGGCAAGAGTGAAAAGATGGATGTCTCGGTTCTCAATACCATTTATGGTGAAGAGGATTGGAATGTGAAAAGGAAGTCCTCAGAGACTGAGGAAGAAGATGAGAAAGAGTCAGATATCTTCACCTTGGGGGACTGA